One part of the Huiozyma naganishii CBS 8797 chromosome 13, complete genome genome encodes these proteins:
- the REC107 gene encoding Rec107p (similar to Saccharomyces cerevisiae REC107 (YJR021C); ancestral locus Anc_5.131) — protein sequence MDSEAETCSSGGSPLSSASSASSSREADRQILEWAAKLELETAEVKQHAQVLASQRREVSTVVDAATAKLQREMRHRFDTLDQRVARLEQSQAELLQRLSESVAPVQEQLEQMTGVLASLSQEVFTLGSRQLQMESQWHRNNWTRPRSAPPSRCDGDSPQVDHFEGTTLEVAAPAVVSQVQTRPRAKSPSPSYPNGGGGRSSYKRPRRTLIPWDETL from the exons ATGGATTCTGAGGCTGAAACGTGCAGTAGTGGTGGCTCTCCGCTGTCCTCAGCGTCGTcggcgtcgtcgtcgaggGAGGCAGACAGACAGATCCTGGAATGGGCCGCCAAGCTCGAGTTGGAGACCGCTGAGGTGAAGCAGCACGCGCAGGTGTTGGCGTCGCAGCGGAGGGAGGTGTCCACCGTGGTGGACGCGGCAACGGCCAAGTTGCAACGAG AGATGAGACACAGGTTTGATACGCTGGACCAAAGAGTCGCGCGTCTCGAGCAGAGCCAGGCGGAACTGTTGCAGCGGCTCAGCGAGAGTGTTGCACCCGTACAGGAGCAACTCGAGCAGATGACCGGCGTGCTTGCGTCCTTGTCGCAAGAGGTGTTCACTCTCGGGTCCCGGCAGTTGCAAATGGAGTCGCAATGGCACAGGAACAACTGGACCCGCCCGCGCAGCGCTCCACCGTCTCGATGTGACGGTGACAGCCCACAGGTGGACCATTTCGAAGGTACTACACTCGAAGTAGCTGCACCCGCTGTTGTGTCACAAGTGCAGACCCGTCCGAGGGCTAAGTCCCCGTCCCCGTCTTACCCCAACGGCGGAGGCGGACGCAGCTCCTATAAAAGGCCTCGAAGAACGCTAATTCCGTGGGATGAGACCCTTTGA
- the LSM8 gene encoding U4/U6-U5 snRNP complex subunit LSM8 (similar to Saccharomyces cerevisiae LSM8 (YJR022W); ancestral locus Anc_5.130), whose product MSPLLKEYLNRDVVVVLTSGCVQQATLVGFDKNVNLLLWTAGQHCVRVLRGSEVVCVGLCPANTTATTGETAVDEGERYYADTKNNVPQEHLIWAQVWNRRD is encoded by the coding sequence ATGAGCCCGCTGTTGAAGGAGTACCTGAATCGGGACGTCGTCGTGGTGCTGACGAGCGGGTGCGTGCAGCAGGCGACGCTTGTCGGGTTCGACAAGAACGTGaacctgctgctgtggaCCGCTGGTCAGCACTGTGTGCGTGTTCTGCGCGGGTCTGAGGTGGTCTGTGTTGGGCTGTGTCCTGCAAacaccaccgccaccacTGGGGAAACAGCAGTAGATGAGGGGGAACGGTACTACGCCGACACGAAGAACAACGTACCACAGGAACACCTCATATGGGCACAAGTATGGAACCGAAGAGATTGA
- the ESS1 gene encoding peptidylprolyl isomerase ESS1 (similar to Saccharomyces cerevisiae ESS1 (YJR017C); ancestral locus Anc_5.135) codes for MVETTAQESKTGLPDGWTVKYSKSKKRAYFLYTEASGEHRSQWDAPEGTDREALEAYLRDHPVRVHCWHILVKHAGSRRPASHRSAKITLSKEDALKEIEQLQARLQGEAEAESDADPEKKRDKDSFGSIAQERSDCSSYKRRGDLGWFGRGEMQPSFERAAFALAPGQISGIVETDSGWHLIKRVA; via the coding sequence ATGGTCGAGACAACAGCGCAAGAGTCCAAGACAGGGCTGCCCGATGGGTGGACTGTCAAGTACAGCAAGTCGAAGAAGCGTGCGTACTTCCTGTACACGGAGGCCTCCGGGGAGCACCGGTCGCAGTGGGACGCCCCCGAGGGCACTGACCGCGAGGCACTGGAGGCGTACCTCCGGGACCACCCTGTCCGTGTGCACTGCTGGCACATTCTCGTGAAGCACGCTGGGTCTCGCCGGCCTGCGTCGCACCGGTCTGCCAAGATCACTCTGTCCAAGGAGGACGCCTTGAAGGAGATCGAGCAGTTGCAAGCGAGGTTACAGGGGGAGGCAGAGGCCGAGTCGGATGCGGACCCTGAGAAGAAACGCGACAAGGACTCGTTTGGGAGCATTGCGCAAGAACGGTCCGACTGCTCCAGTTACAAGAGACGCGGGGACCTTGGGTGGTTCGGGCGGGGCGAGATGCAGCCCAGTTTCGAGCGTGCTGCGTTCGCACTTGCGCCGGGCCAGATCAGCGGTATTGTGGAGACGGACAGCGGGTGGCATCTGATTAAGAGGGTTGCGTAG
- the TES1 gene encoding palmitoyl-CoA hydrolase (similar to Saccharomyces cerevisiae TES1 (YJR019C); ancestral locus Anc_5.133), giving the protein MATVANLEKLLELVRVAPQRFVSRAPAVAPIGSRATFGGTLVAQSLLAALNTVPQRFVPTSLHCYFIEGGDPAQQVQYAVETLRRGGQFIHAQVRAYQESVKQQQQQQQKRQRLIFTSTVLFSSKMEHPHARVEAARLDERGTRGVPQEPVVDAAVLYDEEVVAHGEDFPALRGRFPHQRTYFTSQPMEYRFPRGFFRSQSPHESLEYEVRLRRESLHITARETENPNDELITPRNDPRYHYAAFAYLSDAYLLLTVPYFHGGPLYSHTFSVSLDHSIYFHQQPRVDRWLLLQMRNPRSHSDRHLLQCDHFEAESGTIVASVSQEGLVVYPQQQQPKPRPRL; this is encoded by the coding sequence ATGGCTACTGTTGCtaatttggagaagttgcTAGAACTCGTGCGGGTGGCTCCGCAGAGGTTTGTGTCCAGGGCGCCCGCGGTGGCTCCCATAGGTTCCAGGGCGACGTTTGGGGGCACGCTTGTCGCGCAGTCGTTGCTTGCCGCGTTGAACACGGTCCCGCAGCGGTTTGTCCCCACGTCGCTCCACTGTTACTTCATAGAGGGTGGGGATCCAGCGCAGCAAGTGCAATACGCGGTAGAGACGTTGCGGCGTGGCGGACAGTTCATTCATGCACAAGTACGCGCGTACCAGGAGTCTGtgaagcagcagcagcagcagcagcagaagcGGCAGAGGCTGATATTCACGTCTACGGTGCTGTTCTCGTCGAAGATGGAGCACCCGCATGCGCGTGTGGAGGCTGCACGGCTCGACGAGCGCGGGACCCGTGGTGTGCCACAGGAGCCTGTCGTGGACGCCGCGGTGCTGTATGATGAGGAGGTCGTCGCCCATGGGGAGGACTTCCCCGCACTACGGGGGAGGTTCCCACACCAGCGGACGTACTTTACTAGTCAGCCGATGGAGTACCGGTTCCCGCGAGGGTTCTTCCGGTCGCAGTCCCCTCACGAGTCCCTCGAGTACGAGGTCCGGCTGAGACGCGAATCCCTGCACATTACAGCGAGGGAGACGGAGAACCCGAACGACGAGCTGATCACGCCAAGGAACGACCCACGGTACCACTACGCTGCGTTTGCGTACCTCTCGGACGCGTACCTACTGCTGACGGTGCCGTACTTCCACGGGGGACCGCTGTACTCGCACACGTTCAGCGTCTCGCTGGACCACTCGATCTACTTCCACCAGCAGCCGCGCGTCGACCGCTGGCTACTGTTGCAGATGCGCAACCCGCGCTCGCATAGCGACAGACACCTGTTGCAATGCGACCACTTCGAAGCGGAGAGTGGGACCATCGTCGCGAGCGTCTCGCAGGAGGGGCTCGTCGTGTACccgcaacaacaacagccCAAACCAAGACCGAGACTGTGA
- the STU2 gene encoding Stu2p (similar to Saccharomyces cerevisiae STU2 (YLR045C); ancestral locus Anc_5.123) yields METEEDYTGLAVEELVRHKLWKARALGFQRLESQFSRPGPLSGEGASQLGNFAKYVVDANVVAQENAVVALERLLQKMVAGGEVGEPPVETLVPAIVQKPLNSSRARGKAAAEHCIVLLCSLDQSVEQTASTLVAQLPLIKIPKLIAATLKVVADLVANFQFVNIRGPSLSQFLATLMGPLPKLAGHADKTVRSNTLDVIVAVYLALNKDRTILEEIIIPQLKPMQLKDLDKKLAVAQEPQEKVLFHWQVPQAAGQGDAEQIAPSVDEDGDTNMDLQEQMEDLLPEQELEMPGNFYPMIKSSKWKERVETLEELQQQLNKMKRLQTSHAAVDQLLELLRTLANVIHKDVNLQCVHLSLECTDSIFNKMNKKRIPDQFCSVVVGPILEKTKEQKKNVIDAVHRTFQTVCRIFNPWVHEDLILKELLNKLQNSKIPAIKLECTKLFNYILTECFHRKFTDSLVRNLNEGLRIIDTFSKMVNDTQVKVRDEAFRTFALLMKVLNNADGGVVYDFIASLDNLKRKKIEQCIQREGPPAAGPPATGPPSQRPVSAHSAGNVPIQRPRSASRQPMKSSPVTLAPPGQLVPAKRVASSPLKIEKQVKPAPPQPTVDKEQYVRQIKTLTEEKAELRRANDVLIQDNESLKRKLDALQSELDQWRQKAMNANDERQISRRPSNASEDLPKRVTHLQLDTPSSHTSTKKPRTLTSTINPASSLSPSPATTTATATAPAPASINSAVRNPQDIEESWHKAAEVTRRLRERIERMKNR; encoded by the coding sequence ATGGAGACTGAAGAGGACTATACGGGGTTAGCTGTGGAGGAATTGGTGCGGCACAAGCTGTGGAAGGCGCGTGCGCTCGGGTTTCAGAGGCTGGAGAGCCAGTTTTCGAGGCCCGGCCCACTGTCTGGGGAGGGCGCGTCGCAACTGGGCAACTTTGCGAAGTACGTCGTGGACGCAAACGTCGTCGCGCAGGAGAACGCGGTCGTTGCGCTGGAGCGTCTGTTGCAGAAGATGGTGGCTGGTGGAGAGGTTGGGGAACCACCCGTGGAGACGCTGGTCCCCGCGATCGTGCAGAAGCCGCTTAACTCGTCCAGAGCCCGGGGCAAGGCAGCCGCGGAGCACTGTAttgtgttgttgtgttCACTGGATCAATCTGTGGAGCAAACGGCAAGTACGCTGGTTGCACAGCTACCGCTGATCAAGATCCCGAAACTGATCGCGGcgactttgaaagtggtCGCGGACCTCGTGGCTAACTTCCAATTTGTGAACATCAGGGGGCCCTCGCTGTCGCAGTTCTTGGCGACCCTCATGGGCCCGCTGCCGAAACTCGCTGGGCACGCGGACAAAACGGTTAGATCCAACACGCTAGATGTGATAGTGGCCGTATACTTAGCACTCAACAAGGACAGAACAATATTGGAGGAAATCATTATCCCGCAGTTGAAACCAATGCAGTTGAAGGATCTggacaagaaactggcagTGGCACAGGAACCTCAGGAAAAAGTGCTCTTCCATTGGCAGGTGCCACAGGCTGCTGGGCAAGGTGACGCAGAGCAGATCGCGCCGTCCGTTGATGAAGATGGTGACACAAACATGGACCTGCAGGAGCAAATGGAGGACCTGCTCCCGGAGCAAGAACTGGAGATGCCAGGGAATTTCTACCCAATGATCAAATCCTCAAAATGGAAGGAAAGAGTGGAGACTTTAGAGGAGTTGCAGCAACAGTTGAACAAAATGAAGAGACTACAAACGTCGCACGCGGCCGTCGACCAGCTTTTGGAGCTGCTGAGAACTTTGGCAAACGTCATCCACAAAGATGTCAACCTACAATGTGTCCATTTGTCCCTAGAGTGCACAGACAGcattttcaacaagatgaacaagaagCGGATTCCTGACCAGTTTTGTAGTGTCGTCGTGGGACCTATCCTGGAGAAGACcaaagaacagaaaaagaacgTCATTGATGCGGTACACAGGACATTCCAAACGGTATGTAGAATCTTCAACCCATGGGTTCACGAGGATCTGATCTTGAAAGAATTGCTAAACAAGTTGCAAAACAGCAAGATACCGGCAATTAAATTGGAGTGCaccaaactgttcaactaCATCCTAACGGAATGTTTCCACCGGAAATTCACCGATTCCCTCGTACGCAACTTGAACGAAGGACTACGCATTATCGATACTTTCTCCAAGATGGTCAACGACACCCAAGTGAAAGTAAGAGACGAGGCATTCAGAACTTTCGCTCTCTTGATGAAAGTGCTGAACAACGCGGACGGTGGGGTCGTGTACGATTTCATTGCATCCCTGGATAACTTGAAGCGGAAGAAGATCGAGCAGTGCATACAAAGGGAGGGACCCCCTGCGGCGGGCCCACCGGCTACAGGTCCACCCTCCCAGAGACCCGTCTCTGCGCATTCCGCGGGCAATGTACCTATCCAGCGACCCAGATCTGCCTCGAGGCAACCGATGAAGAGCTCGCCCGTTACTCTCGCCCCGCCGGGGCAACTCGTCCCCGCTAAAAGGGTCGCGTCCTCACCCTTAAAGATAGAAAAGCAGGTCAAGCCAGCACCGCCGCAACCCACGGTAGACAAGGAACAATACGTGCGGCAGATCAAGACACTTACCGAGGAGAAGGCAGAACTGCGGAGAGCCAACGATGTGCTGATTCAGGACAACgaatctttgaagaggaaactggaTGCACTGCAGTCTGAGCTGGACCAATGGAGGCAGAAAGCGATGAACGCCAATGACGAACGACAGATATCCAGAAGACCAAGCAATGCAAGCGAAGACTTGCCGAAACGCGTTACACACCTACAATTGGATACACCTTCCAGCCACACCTCCACCAAGAAGCCAAGAACTCTAACATCCACCATCAACCCTGCTTCATCGCTGTCGCCGTCGCCAGCAACGACAACGGCAACTGCAACGGCACCGGCACCGGCATCAATAAACAGCGCCGTCCGCAACCCGCAAGACATCGAGGAAAGCTGGCACAAGGCGGCAGAGGTCACCCGCCGACTCCGCGAACGCATAGAGCGCATGAAGAACCGCTAA
- the MDE1 gene encoding methylthioribulose 1-phosphate dehydratase MDE1 (similar to Saccharomyces cerevisiae YJR024C; ancestral locus Anc_5.129) → MAMATAVRDAIEAAVVLQADMGMADEYESVESAQVQVCELSRHFFEKGWCVGTAGAMSVRAVAAAGASPAKQLVVVTPSGVPKEQLVPSDLHLVQLDGTAVHTPPQRAKISDCAALFLECHRTRFCAAVIHTHSQNAVLVSLLHGDSFRISHMEQLKALPGNGGGGGANLQFQDELVVPIIDNTPTEHELLPALQRVLSENPTACAVIVRRHGLFVWGPTTQKCKVYHESLDYLFELSLRMHMLGV, encoded by the coding sequence ATGGCGATGGCGACAGCGGTGAGGGACGCGATTGAGGCAGCTGTGGTGTTGCAGGCTGACATGGGTATGGCGGACGAGTACGAGAGCGTGGAGAGTGCGCAGGTGCAAGTGTGCGAGCTGTCGCGGcatttcttcgagaagGGGTGGTGTGTCGGGACCGCTGGCGCGATGAGCGTTCGGGCTGTCGCTGCCGCTGGGGCCAGTCCCGCAAAGCAGTTGGTCGTTGTGACGCCCTCTGGTGTGCCGAAGGAGCAGCTGGTTCCTTCGGACCTGCACCTGGTTCAATTGGATGGGACCGCGGTGCACACGCCGCCGCAACGTGCCAAGATCAGCGACTGTGCGGCCCTGTTCCTTGAGTGCCACCGGACGCGGTTCTGTGCTGCGGTGATCCACACGCACTCACAGAACGCGGTGCTCGTGTCACTGCTTCACGGGGACAGTTTCCGGATCTCACACATGGAGCAACTGAAGGCGCTCCCCGGTaatggtggtggtggtggtgccaACTTGCAATTCCAGGACGAGCTCGTCGTCCCGATCATCGACAACACGCCGACGGAGCACGAGCTTCTCCCGGCGTTGCAACGAGTGCTCTCGGAAAACCCTACAGCGTGCGCCGTGATCGTGAGACGCCACGGACTGTTCGTCTGGGGGCCCACGACGCAGAAGTGCAAAGTGTACCACGAGTCTCTCGACTACTTATTCGAACTGTCTCTGCGCATGCACATGCTGGGTGTGTAG